ACCACCGTCGCCGAGACCCGCGTGATGCCCGAGGATCTGGACATCACATGGAAACGCATGAGGACGGCATTTGCTGAATTAGCGAGTTAGCTCGCGCTTCGCGCGTTGGCCAGTTGGCAGATTAGCGGATTCTTGAGCTGCGAATTTAGCTCCGATTCAGAGGCAAACTCTTATCTTCCTCGCCGCTCGCTGCCAGCGAAAGCGCGGCCTGTTCTTCGGCATCCAATCCAGCGGCATCGAGAAGCTTCGATGGTAGTTGCTTGCTGGTGCGGATGCCTGCCTTTTTCAGCATCTCGGTTTGCCGGACGAGGTTACCGGAGCCTGTGCTGAGCTTGTTCATCGCGTTCTGATAGCTTTGGTCTGCGCTGCGCAGGCTATCGCCTACTTTGGTGAGATCGGCCACAAAATTGACGAACTTCTCGTACAGCTTCGTGCCGCGCTCGACAATGTCCGCAACGCTGCGAGCCTGCTGCTCCTGTTGCCAGAGGTTATCGACGATGCGAATGACGAAGAGGAGCGTCGTCGGGCCAACCAGCAGGACGTTGCGCTCGTAAGCTTCGCGCCATAAGTCGCCAGCCTCCTGCATGGCGAGGAGAAACGCCGGCTCGACAGGGATGAACATCACAACAAAATCAGGAGAGTCAAGACCGGAAAGCTTGTGATAACTGCGCTTGGCAAGCCCGTCCAGATGCGCCCGGACGCTGACCAGATGCTGCTTCAGGGCAATCTTGCGCGCGTCTTCCGTCACAGCGTTGGCGTAGTCCGTGTAGGCGTTGAGCGAAACCTTGGAATCGACCACCAGATGGCGTCCGCCGGGAAGGTTGATGATGACGTCCGTTCGTGAGGCCTTGCCACGTGCACCATCTTCATCCACAACCGCTCCGAAGCTCTCCTGGAACCGGTATTGTTCGCCTTCGCGCAATCCGGCTTTTTCGAGCAGATCGCGCAGGATGAACTCTCCCCAGTCGCCTTGCGTCTTCGACGATCCGCGCAACGCGGTGGTCAGATTATGAGCCTCGGCGCTGAGCTGCTGGTTCAGCTTCTCCAGCGATTCGAGTTTGCCGCGCAATTCGACACGACCGGCTAGGGACTCCTTCTGTGCGTCCTCGACCTTGCCGCGAAAATCATTGATCTGAACGCGCAGCGGATTCAAGAGCTGGTCGAGATTAGCCTTGTTCTGCTCTGTAAATTTCGTCGATTTTTCATCGAGAATCTTTCCCGCCAGAGCTTCAAACTGGTGCGTCAGCTCGGTCCGTGCTTCGGTGAGCAGCTTCAGCTTCTCCTGAAAACTGGAGCGTTCGCCTCTAAGCTCCGCCTCCAGACGGCTGATTGTCGAACCTTGCTCCTGCTCAATCTTTGCCCGCACCGCGAGAGCCTTTTGCAGCTCCTCCTTCTCGGCGGCGATCAGCCCGATGCTCTTCTCACGCTCTGCCGCCAGAGACTGGAAGCCCGCTCGCGCGGCAACATCGGCCTGCGCCGACACCAGTTCGAGACGCACCGACCCCACTTCTTTGGTAAGTTCCGCATTGCGGTCTTGCAATTGTTTCTTTTCGGCCGCGGCAGATGTGGATCGGAGCCAGTAACCTACCAGTATTCCGGCAAAAGCAGCGACAATTGCGGCAATTAAGGACTGCATCGATATTCCAAGCCTCTTCGCCTAATGTACGCCTTTTGCCTGTGCAATTCCTTCAGAATCTTGACTGCGTTCTATTCCCTGTTCCCTAATCCCTATTCCTGCTCCCCCACTCCTTTACATGGATTCGTGTGCCCCGATAGACTTAGAGATTCGGGGCCGTGTGGCTTTCGTTTCTGCTGGAGAGATGCTCGGGCATGTCGTCAAGTATGGTAGGCTGCGAGTCGAACCTGTAGAAACTTCCGGAGACGGTTTTGCGCGTGTTTTCCGTGTTTTGACAATAATTTTGAGGAGATTTGACACATGGCAGTGGAAGAGAAGGTAAAGCAGATTATCGTCGAGCAGCTTCAGGTCGACGAGGCCGAGGTGACCCCCAACGCCAGCTTCCAGGAAGACCTCGGCGCTGATTCGCTCGACGTTGTCGAGCTGGTAATGCAGTTTGAAGAGGCCTTTGACCTCGAAATTCCCGACGAAGACGCCGAGAAGATCAAGACCGTCAAGGACGCCATCGATTACATCGAAAAGAACGCGAAGGCAGGCAAGTAAACAGTGAGACGCCGCGTCGTCATTACGGGCCTCGGACTGATCTGTGGGGTTGGCAACACCACCCAGGAGGTCTGGGGCCAGTTGCTGGCTGGAGCCAGTGGTGTTGGGCCGATCACGGCCTTTGACACCACAGGTTTCTCCACCACATTCGCCGCCGAAGTGAAGAACTTCGATCCGCTCCAATTCATTGACAAGAAAGAGTCGCGCAAGATGGCCCGCTTCATCCATCTCGCCATCGCCGCGACCCAGGAAGCAATGGAGCAATCGGGTCTGGTTATCACGCCGGAGAATGAAGAGCGCGTCGGGGTCTTTATCGGCTCGGGCATCGGCGGATTCGAGATCATCGAGCGCGAATACAGCAATCTCATTGCCGGTGGACCGCGCAAAATTTCGCCCTTCTTCATTCCGGCGACGATCATCAACATGGCTGCGGGACAGGTGAGCATCCGCTACGGGGCAAAAGGGCCAATCTCGGCGACGGCAACAGCCTGCGCGACCTCGGCCAACTCCATCGGCGATTCGTTCAAGATGATCCAGCACGGCGAGGCGGACGCGATGATCGCTGGCGGCTCCGAAGCTGCAGTAACACAACTTTCCATTGGCGGATTTGCAGCCATGCGCGCGCTTTCCACACGCAACGACGAGCCTCAGTTAGCCAGCCGTCCCTTTGACAAGGATCGCGATGGCTTCGTGCTCGGCGAGGGCGCGGGCATCCTGATTCTCGAGGAACTGGAATTCGCCAAGGCTCGCGGCGCGAAGATTCTGGGCGAAATTATCGGCTACGGCATGAGTTCGGATGCGTATCACATGACCGGCATTGCACCCGAGGGAGCAGGCGCTCAGCGCAGTATGCGCGCAGCTCTGCGCGACGCTGGAATTGCTATCGAAGATGTGGATTACGTCAACGCCCATGCCACTTCGACGCCTGCGGGCGACGGCAATGAATCACGCGCGATCGAGCTGGTCTTTGGAGAAAAGGCGACGAATAAGGTGCTCAAAGTAAGCAGCACCAAATCGATGACCGGCCATCTTCTGGGCGCGGCCGGCGGATTGGAAGCCGGTATCACGGCGCTTGCGCTGATCGACCAGAAGATTCCACCTACCATCAATCTGGACACTCCCGGCGAGGATTGCATCCTGGATTACGTCGCCAACAAGGCAGTCGACGCTAAAATTGACGTGGCCCTATCGAACTCTTTCGGCTTCGGAGGCATCAACGCCTCGCTGATCATGCGCCGATGGACGGAAGATTAATTTTCAAATAGCAAATAAAAGAGGCGCGGACTGCAACAGTCCGCGCCTCTTTTATTTATGTGTGGCTCCCTGCCTAAGAGAAGGCCACTGCGATTCCCACGCTAAAAATTACTGTGACAATCCACCATGCGAAGACAGCGATATAGCCGCTGCTGCGCTTGATTCCCGCAACGATGGAGATGCCGATGGCCGCCAGGACAAGCGTCCAGATCATCGTGATATCGATCGAAGTCGCCAGCGCCATCAGAGCCTTGTTGGTATCCGGTGGCAGGTAATAGCCGATATTTGTCCCCGCAAAGTTTTTGACATTAAAACTCTCCGGGTCCAGACCAGCGAACAGCGCAATCGTCCCGAGGATTACCTTGAACAAACCCGGCAGACCTGCGAACCAGGTGACCGAAAACGCCTGCCAGAAGGTCGCCTTGCCGCCAAAACCGAAGTTGACCGTGGCAAGCAACACGCCCGCGATCACCGCCGTGCCGATCAATGCGAAGATCGGCAGCGCGGCGAAGCTGATCTGCGTGGCGATTACCGTGATCTTCATCCTGCTCGCGCGTTGATCCGGGGGCAGCTTGTCCATTTCCTCGGCTTGCTTCGGGCTCTGCTTAATGCTGTTCTCAGCGACCTGTTCCCATCCGACTCTGGCCTGGATCGCGCCGAACAGGCCGTAGCCGAAGACAATCGTGAGTACAAATGGCAGCCACCAGCTTGTGCTTCGCTTGATATCGGTGAAGGTTTTGGAAGGTGAAGTGAAGGTATAAATTACGCGCTGCACCTGGCTCAGTTGCGGAGCTTCCTGGCCAGCAGCCACCGCAGGAATTTGTACGTTGCTCATGGAATTTCGCCTCTCAAAAGACCGTTTCAACGGCGTACGGCAGACTCTCCGGTCTTTGCCCGCAATTGTACAGTCCCTTTGAGAAAGGATGAGGAGAAATCACGAAGACAGCCCTCACACTTGTGGCCTGGCCGGGAGCTACTTTTCGCTGCTCGGCGGCACAAGACCCTTCAACCGCATATAGAGAGCCAGGGTAGCGTACTGCTCGTTGTCGTGCGAAACATTTCCCCAGGCAAAGCCGATGCGTGCCCGCGTGACCGGCCCAAGCGTGAGCATCTGCAGCATGTTGGTCTCTGTAAGGGCGGCATACGCCTTGTCGCACTCCGCAAAGGAAGCCTGCAGCGCGGCAACGATCGCCGCCTTGTCGGCTGTCTCAGGGGGCACCTTATACAGCGCTTCCGGTGCCGTCTCGTTGAGTGTGCCGCAGCTGCGCAACTGCGCCTCGCTGATATGGTTCACCACGCGCGCAAAGGTCCTGACCTCCGGCGTAGGACGGAAAGAATAGCTTTCCGTCGGCATCTTATCGGCAGCTTTAAGGATGTTGGCTTTCAGACCGTTATAGCTGCGCAGCACATCGGCTGCGGGAGTGAACGTTTGCTTCGGCACAGCGGGGTGATCTGCCGGAGCCGCGGTCTGGCCATGAGCGGCCAGGGCGGTGCTCAAGATTGCAAAGGCTGTAAGGGCTGCAAAGCGTGACAAGGGCGCGTCCTCCGTCGTCATCGTACCAGAGCACCGTCTATTGCGAATACCGTCCGCCGCAGATATTGGAACCGGTTTACCTGCCGTGCCCGGCGAGTATCGAGGCTGAAGCCAGGGGCGCGGCCTTTGCCGGACTTGTCGAGCCGGGAGCCGGCGCCTCATTCGACTCCGTATAGCTCTTGTAAACGGAAATATGGAAGCAGGATTGGCGAAACTCCTCTTCGACATCGATCTTGCCCTGCTGTTCCAGCGGAATCAGCCAGCAGCGCATCCAGCCAATTTCTTTGGAGGAGAGACCCTGCTTGGCGATGTCGATGGTGCCGCCAGTCAGGTGCGGTGACGCGATATCCCCGTCCGCTGCTGCTGCATTGCCGTTGATCATGCGCAGTCTGCGCTGGTACTCGACCGTGCGCACCGCGGAGGTGACCTCAATCACTGAGCCAGCGAAGCGCGCGGAATGGGCGCGGGCCAGATCGGTGAGGAATTTCGCCGTCCACGGGCGGCAGTAGCGCCGGTTTTCGGGCAAATCTGTATTTACATGCAGCGCAGCCGAAACCGGCACCGGAACCAGCGACCCATGGGCGATGCGGTCTTCGAGATCGGCATCATCCAGGATGCGCTCCAGGCCATCGGCTTCGGCCATCTCGTTCTGATGCACCAGGGATTCATGTGAGCCGCGCAGCGGCGGCGGAATGTTCAGTCGCGCCCGCAGGAGAACGGGCTCCGAAGACATGTGACGGCCGTGCCTTCCGGCACTTGAGCGCCGCGATGCTTCGCGCAGACGACTCGCTGGTGCACCCGGCCGATGCAGATGCTGCGCCGGTCGCAATCCAGCGCGGCTCGCGTGTTCTGCGGCCTGTCGTCGTGCGCGAGACTGGACGCCGGCTTTGCCGGTTCTCCGCGAAGTTGCAATGGATCTTGTTTGAGCGCGATGATGCGGATGCGCGGGGACGACTGCCATTGACGGAGCAATGACAGAGAGACTGAAGGCCAAGGCGACCAGAAGCGAAATGAGGTACGAACGTCGCATAGACGGGGGTATTGGCGAGGTTCGCGGAGGCTACCGAGCTTTACCAGTGTACCGTTCCGATCCGCGTATTCGGAGTGGCAAGAGTGGTGCGGGCAGGTCCGATAACTGGCGGTCAAGATGACCTACGCTGAAAAAAGTCGAGAAGAAAATCGCAGTTGTAAAGCGCGACAGGCATCCACAATGGGATGCCTGTCGCGCTTTACAACTCCATCTTCTTTCGGTGAGGCTACTGCAGCAGGGTTCCCTGCTCGTCTTCCTTGATGTCTTCCGGCGGAATGACGACCGCTGCCGCGACCTTATCGTCCGGTTCAAGATTCAGCAGCTTCACGCCCTGCGTCGAACGGCCTGCCTCGCGAATGGTCTTGGTATCGATGCGGATCATCTTGCCGAACTGGCTGATCACCATCAATTCCGATGTCTCATCCACCGGCAGAATGGCCTGGCTCTTGCCGACCTTCGGGGTTGCCTTCAGATTGTTGACGCCCTGCGCACCGCGCGCTGTCAGGCGATATTCGTCGATGTCCGTTCGCTTGCCGAAGCCGTTCTCCGTGACGGTAAGAATCAAGTTCCTGCCTACGCCGAGGCGTTCGTCGAGAGCCTTGAGAGCCTTCCACGCCACTTCTGAGGATTTCTCAGCAGCCTTCTCCGCTGCCTTCAGAACCTCATCGTCGGGATTGCCGTTTCGGCGATCTTCACGCGCCTTCTGCAAGGCTTCTCGTGCTTCCGAGAGTTCGTTGCGCAAAGCTTCCAGCTTGCTGGTCAGGTTCAACTTCGCCGCACACTCATCGCGGTTCCGATCCCGCGTTTCATCGGTGACGGTGATGGCAACGCCAATCACCTCGTCGCCCTTCTTGAGTGAAATGCCCTTATTGCCGGCGGCGTTTCGTCCCATGGGCCGCAATCCGATCCCGCTGCGTTCCGGGTCGTATTCTTCGATGAAACGAATGGCCATGCCCTCGCGCGTGGCGAGGAAGATCGTCTGCTTGCCGTCGGTGATGGCCGCTTCGATCAGGTCATCGCTCTTTTCAATGGCGATGGCGATAATGCCGCGCGCCATGACGTTGCTGAAGTCCTTGAGCGGCGTCTTCTTGACGATGCCATTGCGCGTCGCGAAAAGGATGAATTTACCCTCTTCTTCCAGATTGCGCACAGGGAGGATGGTGACGACTTTTTCACCCGCTTGCAGATTGAGCAGGCTCTGCATCGACTTGCCCTTGCCCGCCGCGCTCACGTCCGGCACTTCGTAGACCTTGACCCAGTAAACGCGGCCCGTATTGGTAAAGCAGAGCAGGTAAGCATGGGTCGAGTCGATAATGAGCTGCGCGACAAAGTCTTCCTCGCGCGTCTTCATGCCGGTGCGTCCGGTGCCGCCGCGGCGCTGCTGGCGATAGATCGAGATCGGCGTCCGCTTCAGATAGCCCTGGTGGCTGACAGTGATGGCCACCTGCTCATCGGCGATCAGGTCTTCCATCTGCAGCTCGGCGGTCTCGTCGACAATGATGGTGCGGCGTGCATCGCCATACTTGTCGCGAACGTCTTCCAGCTCCTTCACGATAACGGCGCGAAGCTTTGGCTCGCTGGCCAGAATCAGCTCATATTCCGCAATGCGCAGCCGGATTTCGCCCAGTTCTTTGAGGATTTCGTCGACCGAAAGCTGCGTAAGACGATAGAGCTGCAATTCGAGAATGGCGTCGATCTGCCGATAGGTCAGGCCGCGCTCTTCGGCGGGAAGCCTCTCGCGATTCAGGTTAACGACGATCTCAACACCCTTGCCCCAGACGTAGAGATTTTCCCTCGCCTCGGCACGCGAAGCCGATCCGCGAATGATGCGGATGACCGAGTCGAGATTGTCGAGGGCGATCTTGTAGCCCTCTAAGACATGCTCGCGCTCGCGGGCCTTGCGCAAAAGATACACTGTCCGGCGACGGACAACTTCCACGCGATGATCGATGAAGCATCGGATGGCTGCAGCCAGTCCAAGCTCTCGCGGCTGGCCGTTGACCACCGCGAGGAAGATCATCGAGAAGCTTTCCTGCATCTGCGTGTGCTTGTAGAGCTGGTTGAGCACAATCTCCGGCTGCGAGCCGCGCTTCAGTTCGATCACGATGCGCATGCCATCGCGGTCGCTCTCGTCACGGACGTCGCTGATCTCGTCGACGATCTTCTCGTTGACCAGTTCGGCAATCCGCTCAATGAGTTTGGATTTGTTGACCTGGTAAGGGATCTCGTTGACGATGATCGCCAGCTTTTCCTTGGTAAGCTGCTCGGTGGCCACCTTGGCGCGCATCAGGAATCGTCCGCGGCCCGTCGTGTAGGCCTGCGCGATGCCGGTCTTCCCGAAGATGAATCCGCCGGTCGGAAAATCCGGCCCCTGAACGTGCTTCAGGACTTCCAGCAACCCGGCCTTCGGATCGTTCACCAGCGCAATCGTGGCGTTCACAATCTCGGTCAGGTTATGCGGAGGAATGTTAGTCGCCATGCCGACGGCGATTCCGTTCGAACCGTTGACAATCAGCGTAGGAATGCGCGTTGGCAGAACGGAAGGCTCGGAGGTCGATTCGTCGTAGTTGGGGACAAAGTCGACCGTCTCCATCTCGATATCGGCCAGCATTTCGCCGGCGATACGCTGCAGGCGGCATTCCGTATAACGCATCGCCGCCGGCGGGTCGCCATCGACTGAGCCAAAGTTTCCCTGGCCGTCGATCAGCGGATAACGCATCGAGAAGGGCTGCGCCAGCCGCACCATCGTGTCGTAAATCGCCGAGTCGCCGTGGGGATGGTAAACACCCATGGTCTGGCCGACAACCTTGGCGCACTTGGTGTACTTCTTATTGTGCTCCAGGCCCATCTCGCTCATCGCATACAGCACGCGGCGATGCACAGGCTTGAGGCCGTCGCGAATGTCAGGCAATGCGCGCCCGATGATGACCGACATCGAGTAGTCGAGATAACTGCGGCGCATCTCGTCTTCGATGTTGATGGAAACCACATTGGAACCGCTGTTCGGCGGGCCGCCAGCTTCAAGAGGGAGTTGCGGATTCTGATCGTCTGCCATAGTTGTGGATGCGAGCGAAGGGGCGGGATGGAAGCGATTTAGGACTAGCCTGAGCTTCGCGAGCTACTATCGTTATTTTAGTTGTTTGGACCCTGAAATAGCAAGGCTTGAACCGGCGAATAAGTCTTTATTTTACTTATACTTACTACTTCTATCCGATTGCCCTACCGAAGCGTATCGAAGATTCCCAGCGAGCGATGAATTTTGAGCGGATTTTGGGGACGTAATCGAGCCTCCGGACAGCTTCCGTACAACTGCTCAGGCACCGTAACCATCTGAAAATGGGGTAGACAAGGAGACTCACGATGGCCACAACAGCTACGGCTAAGAAGGACAACGCAAAGAAATCGTCCGCGCGAAAATACTCCCCAGCCGCCTCAAAGAGCGTGGAAACCGAAATGAAAGCAATGAAGGAAGGAAAGCTCAAAAGCGGACGCAGCGGCAAGAAGGTAACCGACCCGAAACAGGCCATTGCCATCGGGCTCTCCAAGGCTCGGAAAGAAGGCGCAAAAGTTCCGCCGGAAAAATCCTAACCGCCTACAGCAACCCCGGCAAAGTGAGAACGCAGAAAACCGCCTGGAGCACAACAATTGCACCGCACGCCGCGATCGCGACCCTGCCTCGGACCGTCTCATACGAATCGGCGAAGACCCCGGCGATGAAGGTAAGCAAGAATGGCAACGCCCAAAGCAGCGGATTCCCCGGCACGCCCGCCGTAATAACAAAAATCAAAAGCAGCGTCACCAGAAACGGCGTCGTATTTCCGAAATAAAGCGTCTTGCGCAAGGCAAAGTAAAGCAGCAGTGCGGCGCCGGTCGCCACAGTAATCCCGGCATTTGAGATGTTCCAGAAGAAATGCCACGCCGGGCCGAAGGAAAATCCGATCTGCGCCGCGTCCGAGCGAAAGAGATAGCTGAAAGCGTCCGGCGAAAAACCGTAACACGCAAACAGCAAGATGAATGCCGCAATGGTCGACTCAAGCAGCACGGGCATCACCTGGCTCCGGCGTCCTTCCGCGATCCATAACATGAAGAACAGTCCCAATAACACCAGCACCGGCAGCGCCGCGATATGCGAAGCCGCAACCACCGCGAAGCAGACCGTGAGCAACACAATCCTGGGACGCCATTTTCGCCGTGGGCCTTGCATCGCATGCGCCACGCCGATGCACGTGTAGAGGCCGCCAAAGAAGCCCAGCGCCGTAAGAATCTCAGGATTAGGAGCAACCGACGCCCGCAGAACCTCCGGCGAGAAAACATACAGCGCCAACGCCGTATACCCGCCCAGATTGCCAAAGAGCCGCCGCGTCACCCACCACAGCGCCCCGCCCAATCCCACCCCGGAAGCGATAAACGGCAGCCGCAGGAGCAGCAGGACATGCGTCATCTGGTGGCGCAGTTCCCAGGTCGAAGTGGGCGCGTCGAGTGTCTGGACAACCTTGTCTTCCGGCTTGCGAAAGTTGTCCGCCAGCCGCTCATACGCCAGATTGAGCGTCAGCGGCAGCCCTGCCACGCGATACGCCAGTACGCCGTCGTGAATATTCCCGCAGGACGTAAAATATCCAGCCAGAGGCGAAGGCCGTTCCCACATTTCGCGGCCGCAGCGTGCGTACTGGTAGTCGCGCTCGGTAAGGTCCTGGTGAGCGGTGAGCCAGAACGCCTGCGCCAGAAACAGTAGCAACAACCCCGCCGCGATGCGCTGGGGCAGATTGAATCGGAAACGGCGAAGAGTCGCGAAACGAAGGGTCATCCTGACGATACGGGTCCTGACCCAGTTTACCGGAGCCAGGTCAGAACCCGTCTTGCACTGAGAACGACTTCAATTGCGTGTATTCGTAATCGCCGCCGCGCTGGAATCGCCCTGCCCGAGCTTGCGATGAAAGAGATCGAGCGCCAGCGTCATGCACTGCCGCGCCAGTTCCGGATCGTACCGCGCGCCTTCGTCCCGCAAGAATGCGTGCGCTCCGTTTACCTCATGCCAGGTAAATACCGCTCCTACCTCATTGAGCCGATTCAACACGGCCATCCTGCCTTCCAGCGGGATATGCGGGTCCTGCCGTCCCCAGATCATCAGCAACTCGCCTTTGATATCTGAAGCCCGCTGCAGAGAATCGTCGTTCATGCCCTTGCCCAGGCTGTGCTTGTGGATATCCGTCGCATAGAAGCAGACCGTCGCCCGCACATCCGGATTCAGTGCTGTCCGATACGCCAGATGCCCGCCGATGCAAATCCCCATTGCTCCAAGCTGCCCGGTGCAATCCGGACGTGAAGCAAGATGGTCCAGCGCCGCACGCGCATCGGCATCGTAGCTGGCCAGTTCCTTGGTCGTCTTGAGCGTATTCCCGCGGTCGGTACCGGGCTTGTCATACGCGAGCACGGTGCCCGGCGCTTCGAACTCGTGATAAATCTCCGGCATTGCGACGATATACCCGTGTCCGGCCAGCATCGCCGCAATGCGCGCTACCGGCCCTGTGATCTGAAAAATCTCTGAATAAAAGACAACTCCCGGGTACTTTCCCGGCGCTGCAGGATGAACAATGTGGGTCCGCATCGGCCCCCAAGCAGTAGTCAACTCAACCTGTTCTTCAACGACGATCATGCCGCTCCACCTCCGGTTCTATGCCGCGCAATTACTTTATCAGTTGTGCGATTGACGGAATTGTCCACAGCCCCACACAAGACACCGCTCTGCGGCCAACACTTGATAGACTTCCATCAGCATGGCGCCGAAACCTAAAGACGATCCCGAACGCCTCGTAAGCGCCGCGCGCGCCGGCGAAGAAGACAGCTTTGAACTGAAGCTCCGCCCGCGCCGACTGGGCGAGTTCATCGGCCAGGCCAAAGCCAAGGAACAGCTCGCCATCGCCCTCGAAGCCGCCAAATCCCGCGGCGAGGCGCTCGACCACGTGCTCCTCTTCGGACCACCCGGCCTGGGCAAGACCACGCTTGCGACCATCATCGCCAACGAAATGGACGTAGGCTTCCAGCAAACCTCCGGCCCGACCTTACAAATCCAGGGAGATCTGACCGCAATCCTGACCAATCTGCGCGAAAAGCAGGTGCTTTTTCTCGACGAAATCCACCGTTTGCAGGCCGTGCTCGAAGAAAAACTCTACACCGCCCTCGAAGACTACAAGCTGGACATCATTATCGGCCAGGGCCCGGCCGCGCGCACCCATGTGATGGAAATCCGTCCCTTCACCTTCGTCGCCGCGACGACGCGGCCCGGCCTGCTATCCTCACCGCTGCGCTCGCGCTTCGGCATTCTCCTGCGTCTGGAGTTTTACACAGAAGAGGAACTGCGGATCATCGTCGAGCGTTCCGCCGAAGTCATGCAGGTGCCGATAGACACCGACGGGGCGGCGGAGATTGCGCTCCGTTCCCGCGGCACACCCCGCATCGCCAACCGTCTCCTGCGCCGCGTGCGCGACTATGCCCAGGTGCGCGGGACCGGCGAAATCGACCGCGCAACCGCCCACGCCGCGCTCACCATGCTCGAAGTAGACGCGCACGGCTTCGACGAAATCGACCGCCGCCTGCTGATGACGATCATTCAGAAATACGACGGCGGCCCGGTCGGCCTGGGTACGTTGGCCGCGATCCTCTCCGAAGATGAAGACGCACTTGAAGAAGTCTACGAGCCATTCCTGATTCAGATCGGCTTTCTCGATCGCACTCCGCGCGGTCGCATTGCAACCCGTCTCGCCTACGAACACTTCGGCCTTGCTATGCCCCAAAAGCAAGCACCATTGTTCTAAGCAACGCACTTACAAACTTCAACTTATAAATCCATCTACGGAGGAGCCGCCATGGCACGAACAGAATCAACCATGTTATCGCTTGGCACCCTGGCCCCGGATTTCGCACTTACCGACGTCGTAAGCGAACAAACCATCCGGCGCGATGATTTTCGCGGAAAGAAAGCCCTGTTGGTCATGTTCATCTGCACTCATTGCCCGTTCGTCAAACACGTTGAACGCGAGCTGGCCAAAATCGGGCAGGATTACGCCGATAAGTCCATCGGAATTGTCGCCATCGGCAGCAACGACGCCTTGACTTATCCCGACGACGCACCGGCTGGGCTCAAGCAGCAGGCCATCACGATGGATTTTCGATTTCCCTATCTCTACGATGAAACGCAGGAAGTCGCGAAGGCCTTTGACGCAGCCTGCACCCCGGACATCTTCCTCTTCAACGCGGACTTCCGCCTCGTCTATCGCGGCCAACTTGACGGCAGCCGCCCCGGCAACGGGATTCCAGTCACCGGCGAAGATCTGCGCGCAGCAATTGACGCGGTGCTAACCGGCAAACCAGTGTCGGAAGATCAGCTCGCCAGCGTCGGTTGTAACATCAAGTGGAAAGCGTAGGGCGGAGCCAGTTTGTAACTGGCTCCCTTTCAACTTACAGTGGAAGCGTTTTGAGATATTCCCGGAACTTCGGTCCGAGATCCGCTCGATTCAACGCGAATTCGACAGTCGCCTGTAACATCCCGAACTTATCCCCGGCATCAAAGCGCTTGCCCTCAAAGGTGTAGCCATACACCTTCTCTGTCTTGAGCAGCCCAAGGATTCCGTCCGTAAGCTGCAGCTCGCCGCCGGCTCCAAAGCGAGTCTGCTCCAGCAGCCCAAAGACGGCTGGAGTCAGCACATATCGGCCAATAATCGCTTGCTTCGACGGGGCATCCGCAAACTTCGGCTTTTCGACCATCCCGGTGCAGTTGTAGATCCGTTCGTTAGCCGGGTCCTGTGAACCCGCAAGCACTCCATAAGCGCTGATCCCCGGCCCTTCGATGGTCATCGTCGCCAGCACCGATCCCTGACGCTCGTTGTAAACAT
This portion of the Acidicapsa acidisoli genome encodes:
- the ruvB gene encoding Holliday junction branch migration DNA helicase RuvB, with the translated sequence MAPKPKDDPERLVSAARAGEEDSFELKLRPRRLGEFIGQAKAKEQLAIALEAAKSRGEALDHVLLFGPPGLGKTTLATIIANEMDVGFQQTSGPTLQIQGDLTAILTNLREKQVLFLDEIHRLQAVLEEKLYTALEDYKLDIIIGQGPAARTHVMEIRPFTFVAATTRPGLLSSPLRSRFGILLRLEFYTEEELRIIVERSAEVMQVPIDTDGAAEIALRSRGTPRIANRLLRRVRDYAQVRGTGEIDRATAHAALTMLEVDAHGFDEIDRRLLMTIIQKYDGGPVGLGTLAAILSEDEDALEEVYEPFLIQIGFLDRTPRGRIATRLAYEHFGLAMPQKQAPLF
- a CDS encoding thioredoxin family protein — encoded protein: MARTESTMLSLGTLAPDFALTDVVSEQTIRRDDFRGKKALLVMFICTHCPFVKHVERELAKIGQDYADKSIGIVAIGSNDALTYPDDAPAGLKQQAITMDFRFPYLYDETQEVAKAFDAACTPDIFLFNADFRLVYRGQLDGSRPGNGIPVTGEDLRAAIDAVLTGKPVSEDQLASVGCNIKWKA